The stretch of DNA ATAAGTAAACAATAAGACATGgagaagggcctggcgcagtggcctagtggctaaagtcctcgccttgcaggcaccaagatcccatatgggcaccagttcaaatcctggcggccctacttcccatccagctccctgcttgtggcctgagaaagcagtcgaggacggccccaaagccttaggaccctgcacctgtgcgggagacccggaagagctcctggctcctggcttcggattggcttagctccagccattgtggccacttggggagtgaatcatcggacagaagatcttcctctctgtctctcttcctgtatatctgtatatctgactttgcaataaaaacagataaataaatcttacatggaaaaaaaaatgtagtcacAATTCTTCCACAATCACCAGCTTGTTAATAGTTCTACATGGAGGCATACTATTAAAGAACTTGACTaatatctatgtattttttaatatgttaaaaattaagaaagtgGGACAGCTACATCTTTGCATCAATAGAAATATAAAACTTGTATAGTTACCTGATTGAGATTTTTATTCAGTTTAACAGCTAAATTTGTAAATGTCTTCAGTGATGGCCCTCTCTTCTGACACTCCAACAAAATTTCCCGGTCATCATTTCTGAGGAAGGAAAAAGCATATTTAGCATTTATACACTATCGTGGAAACATTATAAAAATGCTTCTGACTTAATGTTGATAAATGGTGCAAAATTTTTAGTAAGATCACGTTTACTAAAACCTATATAtcataaaaatctaaaataaatgatCATAGACATAAGAAGCAGAATAACAGGCACCAAAATAGTCCTGCTCCACTCAATCCCAGAtctgctttttgctttttctttaatatttatttaattggaagagttagagaggaggaaagaggggttttccatggttgggccaggcacaggagcttcatccaggttttccacatagtctcaggggcccgagcactcaggccatctttcgTTGACATTCCCAGGCATGAGCAGGACGCTGgacccaaagcagagcagccgggatgtcAATGAGCACcaccatgggatgctggtgttgcaggtagcgGCCTTCCCCAATGTACccgcaacaccagccccaatcTCAAACTTTTCAACTTGATCTGAATGTCTGTTTACTGCATCCTGTCAGATAATTCATTCTACCCTGTATGAGTTTCCTGAATTGAGGATATAAGGGCtgtcattttaaagaaaactgaCCACTAGGCTTAAGAAAACCAAGTTTCCCTCACTGAGTATTTAATCAGGTATGAACATTGTCCAGCTCTAGTCCAATGGTCACAACCTTCTCATTTAAACTGGGATCTTAGGATCTAaacctttttttaagacttactttatGGTGCAGTGGCCCGGTGGCTACATCCACACCTTGcacatcctgggatcccatatgggcatcagtttgtgctccacttcccatccagcacctacTTGCAGCTTGAGCaagcagtagataatggcccaaagtcttgggaacagcagctgctcatggctttggatcggctcagctctggccattgtggccacttggggagtgaaccatcagatgattctgtaaatgtgcctttccaataaaaatgagataaatcttgaaaaaaaaaaaaaaagactttggattggaaaagcagatttacagaggaggaaagagaatgagaggagcaggtgcaatggctcaacaggctcatcctccacctgcaatgtcaaCATTTTACATGGGTgcccgtttgtgtcctggctgctccacttctgacccagcgcTCTactatggcccgggaaagcagtggaggactggaACCCTGTACactgtgcagggtcctaaggacttgagccattctctactacttccccagggtaaaagggagctggatcagaagtggagcagccagtgctaaGGGCAGCCTATCCCTTACTCTCCCCTCactcccaaatacaggaagaagagaaaaaaaaatggcaacaaTTGCCTCATTTCCCCCATTCCTTAAACCTCCCCAACCTGATCTATATGGGTTGGTAtccttctcaaccatgtaaacatcagcaaaagataaaagaaatacattgaagtcagtaaaaaaaaaaaaaaagtggaacagccaggacagaaactggcccCATAAGGGATGTAggcagcttagcctactatgtcatgATGCTGCCCCAGATCTCAACTTCTTAAAAAAGTCTCTCATACACACAATGAAAAGTATAATCTATTTATAAAACTGGAGACTTTTATATTTAGAGGAATAACCAAATTACTCTCTGACCACCTGTCatctcttttaaaatgttattcatTACTTCCAAATGAAACAATTCTTTTAAACTAAAAAGGTGAGGCTAAAACACAATCAAAAAGCGCTATCTATGGTGTTAACGCATACCACTGGCCAAAAGCCACTGTCCTAGAATATTGCAGGACTGTCTCCTGGAACATATATTCAAATTTGGCCACATAGTCATCACACATTTTTAGAATGGCATGAAACTACAATTTCTAATCTCTCAAAATTTCCTcataatttaaaactcagaattctTACCTTGTCCAGGAAACTataatttctcctttctttttgatGATATTCCTCGCTGAAAGGCTGGTGGAAGTGATGAGCTCTGCTGATGAGTCCTTAATCCCTGGGCTGGCATTTAATGGAGCATCTTTATTCCCAATAGGGGCCCTCTTCTTACTGGCTTTCTTTTGGGAAACTTCACCATTCTCTTGAATAAGTTTCTTGGTCTTCTCCCTGTTAGAGAAGtctgtttcctttctttgttttttctgagAAGACTGACTTAGTTCACAaaggttttttctctttttatgagCATTATCCAAAGTCCCAGGCAACTCTGGATTATCAGAATTTGATGCTGGCTGTGATTTTAAGTCATCGTTTGGCTCACATGAATCAGGAGATTCTGTGGTCAAATCAATATAGACTTTCTCAGGAAGGCATTTCAAAGGCCTGCTTGCCACTTGCACCCTTTCTTCCTTACACTTATCTTCATCTACACATATCACCTGGCATCCCGGTCCTTCAGCAGCTGATACAGAATGGTTACTTTCACTTTTACTCTCACTTGAAGCATCTTGTGTCAAATCAATAAAAGCATTCACAGGATCAGACTGCAAATTACCTAAAATGtgagcattttgttttaaattgtctCCAGAAGATCTCAACTGATCAATATTTAAAACTGTTGCTTCTATCAAGTCCCCCAAGTTTTTGGTCTCAGTAATTGGAACTTTGGTCAGGTCGATGTATGTATTTGGAAGGTGATCCTCAACAGAGTGTGGGATTTCTTCTATTGAAGGAAGTGCTTCAATGCTTTCAGGAACTTTTGGTTCCCAACTATGATGTAACTTGAAACACTCATCAGTCACTTCGTTACTACCATCTGCCTTACATGAAGCATCTTTAAGAAAGTCATATATGTCAGGTACCTGTGGTTGTGTCCTAGCATTCTGTCCTTCAGGAGTTGAGTTACTGCCATGAACATTTTTGCTGGAATTTTCCAATTCATCCACAGATTTAGTAACAGTGTCCTGACATGAAACATActctttctctactgcttcctccacttcctttccaacacTGGGCAAAGAGGCCAAGGACTCGTCAGTCAGCACCCGGTGCTGAGGAGCAGGGGAGGTGCATGGTGCTGCACGCCGGATTTTCACGATGAAATGATCGTTGGACTTTTCCATGATCACAGCATGCATTGGCAGATTGGGGTGGTACTGAAACCCTGGAGCAGCAGAGCGGCTTGTCCACGATGAAGAACAGCTTGATTTACTGCTCGAATTATCAGACTCCAGAGCTAAATGAATGTCTTGCTCAGATGCATCCTCTTCCTCGAGTAAGGCATCCTCACTAAAATGGGCACTGAGGACTTCTTCAGGTGTTGAATTAGACAAACCTTCAGGCTTTAAGAAGCTAAGATGACCGTCTGATTTCAAAGGGGATGGTACTGTTAAAGATACTGCTAGATCTTCAAGAAGTATGGAAGAAATGCAGGCTTTACTCTTTTCTGAACTACACATGGTATCTTTACCTAAAGCTATATTAGATGACACTTCAAACATACAACTTTCGTCCAACACATCTGGATGCACTGGCAACGAAAGTCCTGAAGACAGAGGTGGACCTTTGTCAGATAATAATGACCAATTATCATCACTAATCACTTTAGGACATGGAGAGGCCACCTCTGAAACCAACTCCTCTGTTGTGCAGGCTGGTATGGATTCACACTTAAGGCTCTCTAGCAACTGTTTTTCTGGAGTCTTTAACTCCCACTCAGTTTTTTCTGTACAATTAACACTGCTGTCCAAAAGATCAGAACCTTGcaataaacttttaaatatttcaccCATCTGTGCATCGCTCACTAAATTAAAGGTAAGGCTAGATGCTTGCTGCTCAGTGAGGATCTCGAAACTCCGTTCTGGCTTCAAAGTGGCATGCTGGGATGTTTGTGCTTCCTTTGAGGCACTGCCTTCAGGTTTGCCCAGCGTTGGGGTACTTGGACAATTTAGTTGCAAAGCATGTTCTTCAGGTGGAAAGTTCTTCACATTATCAAAGCAGTTGTTACTTTTTTTGGTATCATGCTTTACTGTGTTAACACTGGTGTTATTCTGGTCTTGGTATTCTTCCTCAAAtttttcacttcccaagagaGACTTCAAGCAAACAGGGTCCCCTGGTTTTGGCAATTTTTCTTTCGGCATTTCTTTGTTGGAGTTTTGCACATTACCTTTCTGACAATTTGAATATTCTACTATCTCTTTACTTCTTTTATCAAGCTTTCCTTTGTCACTGTCATTTCCAAAATTATTGGAATCCCAAGACTTCATTAAGATTTTCTTaagttttgcaaataaataatcaaGTTGTTCATCTACAAacttccacaatttttttttcatatctggTACTTGCTGTTCAAATAAGCGATCCACTATGCCATTCTTTTTAACTTGCTTAAGTTTGGATTCTATAACATCACAGAGCTTCTTCTGTAAAGTAGTCACTGACTTAGAGATTTTATATAAGTCAAGATGTCTAATTAGTGACGTAAAACTCAAACTTGCTGAATCAATAATTCCATGAAATTGTCTTAATGAAAATTTAACCTtgaatttcatgtaatttttccTCACATGTTTTCTTATCATTCTTAACATGTGCATAATCTCTGGAACAGAAGAGGGTGCAGTAACAATCTGAACTATTTTCTCCAAGCTAGAGATGCTCACTGTTCTATCTTTCTTCTCCGCTTTTGAGTATCTGGTAGAGTCACTTGGTCTTTTAACCCATTTGCTGTTGGTCTGATGGACTTTCATAGAGGTTTTCCTATTGTCTCTATCCAAGGACATATTATTTTTCCTACTTGGTGGACTAGTCTTTGTGTTCTGTACTTCAGCAGATGTTCTAGCATTGGcacttttttcaaaatttttgtgtgATTCAGACTTTTCATTGTCACTTCTAATTTCTCCTTCTTCTAAATCATCTAAAGATGAATCCTTACAGGAATCCACTTCACATTTGTCAGCTTTGCAAAATGGCTTTTGGTTTTCTTTATTGAGATCAGACTGGGAGACAGAACGTGTTGAATTCGGTGGAAACTCTTCTGTGAAAGAGAAAAGTatattaaatacatctttgaaagacAACAGTATGATAATGCATAAAATTCATTCCATTGGTTCTTAATGGCCTTAAAAAGTGCTTAGATGCTGTGATAAATGAGGACTTTGATTGCTTTGATAATTATCAACCAGCTGATAATCACCTATTGTTCAGTATATATTTACTTTAAACAGCAGCACCTACTCTTTGCAATTTGATGGATTTTGAACATTAAAATGTACCTGAAAGCAAATAAACAGTACTTGAAACAATCTGTTCCAGTGTTCCCTTTTCTTGTATAAAGAATTAATACTTGAAGTGCAACTGAAGGCTCAAGCACACTTCTACCTAACAACTAAATCTGAATGTTAGATTTTCTgttatcaaaaaataaacaagttgtggcacagcaagttaacccAATCTTtacggcaccagcatcccatgttgagtgctggtttgaatacTGGCTTCCAATCAgtcttccagctaatgtgcctaggaagatgATAAAGATAACCCAAGTATTCAGGCCCCtgaaatccacatgggagagcaggacagaattcttggctcctagctttggcctattTTGTGTGGCCAATGGAGGAGTGAATTACTGCATGGATCGTCTGTTTCTTCTTCAGTTTTgcaatgcatttcaaataaatcaataaaaaaagtttaaaagacaGCATCCATAAAATTTgcttatgtatttttcatttttacaagaaAAGGACTTTTAGTAGATAATTACCTTTATGAGTGATATTACACAGTGGAACTCGCAGGGGACTTTCCATTCTAACAACTTTTGCTATAGGTCTCATTGGACTATTCAGAGGACTGATGGCTTTTGGAATAGGTCTCATGTGATTAAAGTCAATGCTTAAAACTGAGCTCTCATCATCCTGATACATGGAACTTGTTTCACTAATTTCCCCTCTTGGCTCCATTAAGTCAGTCTGCTTTAGAGACTCTTTAGGTAAACAAGACTCCAAATGACAAGATTTACTTTCATTCAGTGGTGTATCATCCGCAAGAGAAGGTTCAAATTTGGGGTTTCCATCTTTTGAAAGGATTACTGGCAGAACGCAAGCTTCTTCAACTGAAGGCTGCAAAATGCTTTCACTGGTTTCAGTCACTTTTGTTGAAACAATCAACTTCATTTCCATACCTTCAGAAACACAAGAATTTAAATCGTCATGTTTGTTGACATCCAATTCCAGGCCACAGTTCTGAGAAACATCTGTTTGTAATATGTCCGTTACCACAGAGGCTGCTGCAGTGGGACCATTAACAGTTTGTTCCATTTCTTTCGATGATGGAAACAAGGAACCAGTATTTTCCATTTCCACAGCTGTTGAGGATGACTCTGTACCAACAGGCAATTCCAAATGCACCATACTCTTGACAGACTTAACTGATAAACTATTATCTTCTTTCATCTTGCTTTCTGGAATGTCTATCTTGGGCATAGATGCTGCTGGAAGAATCTCCCTTGGTTCCAACAATTTTGGTTTGGTTTCCTCTGTGATGTCTTCACTGACAGAATTAAGACACAGTTCTGTTTTAGCAGGCACTGAGGATTCCAAACTACACACATTATTGGACTTGGGAGGATCCGATGTTTTATGTTGATTATcctgagatacaggctgtttttTAGCAGGAGATAGGGTTAAGTTTAATTTTTCCATAAAACTTAACTTtaagtctttgttttttgtgtcacTTGAACCATTCTCAGCTTTTAGTGCAATTTTATTGTCTAGTCCTTCAGAAATGTTATTATTAGAGACTTCACATTTATCATTATTTGGCTCATTCTGTCTCTTCAAATCAGTAGTCATTTTTTGAGTTTCTTTGTTAGTTTTTGGTAAATATTctacaggcatttttttttcatttcgcATATGcctattttcttctttgctttctcgTTCTCTTTTCCTCTTATCTTCAGTTCtatgtctttctgtttttaatggTGTATCTTCCCATTGGTGTACAACATCTACTTCCTTAGAGTCAATGTGTTTGTGAGTTCTGCTTGGAAGagaagatgaagatcttccatcttgaaAACTATGATTGCTTACAACCCTGTCTCTCTTGCACTCTTCTCTaccccttctctcttctccacGATATCTGTCTAAACTGTGAGAGTTCATTTTGCTCTTGAGAGGAAGTGATGCTCGCTCAGATCTTCTCCAGGGATCCTGATCCTTGGCTACCAATTTAGGCTTCTGATCACCTTTTCGTTCTTCTTTGTCTTGTGAATTAAGTTCCTTTCGGTTGATATTTGGTGATCTCTCACTTTGTCTTTCCAGTTTTTTGTCACTTTGAAATTCTATTCGATTGTGTGACCTTTCTCGCAAAGACTCGTTCTCCCAAGAATAGCTGCTACGTTCACTTTTATAATCCAAATCTGTgttacttttaaattttgaatttctgcTTTCAGCCTTTGGTTCACCTTTGCCATGTTTGTCAGAACGTCCTTGTAGCCTCTGAATAGCCTCTGGGTGCCTTGGTTCACCATCATAACTAATACTTAGGTTTTTTCGTATCCGATCAGTTCCTCTGTAATACTGGTTATGCCTACTATCTTTTCTAACTCTTCTATTATCCTCATTTGAGCTACCTTCACCACAATGATGATGTGGGCGTGACCAAATGCCATTGGTGCAGTGTCTATCAAGAGATGTAGGCAAATAGGAAGTattctttttttcagaatgtgattttccttctttttccggGTATGGCAGTGAAGTGCTATGATGTCCATCTTTATAATCCTCACTTCGAGCTCTGTGATCAGGCTTTGAGCAATCGTCCAAAAGAGGAGATCTCGATTTCGGATCTTTTGCTTTAACTGCATCTGATGAAGTTCTATGTCCATCTTTATAATCCTCACTTCGAGCTCTGTGATCAGGCTTTGAGCAATCGTCCAAATGAGGAGATCTCGATTTCGGATCTTTTACTTTAACTGCATCTGATGAAGTTCTATGTCCATCTTTATAATCCTCACTTCGAGCTCTGTGATCAGGCTTTGAGCAATCGTCCAAATGAGGAGATCTCGATTTCGGATCTTTTACTTTAACTGCATCTGATGAAGTTCTATGTCCATCTTTATAATCCTCACTTCGAGCTCTGTGATCAGGCTTTGAGCAATCGTCCAAATGAGGAGATCTCGATTTAAAATCTTTTGCTTTAACTGCATCTGATGATGAAATCCTGGCAGATTTATGATTATTTCGAAAATGTGGGAATTCAGACAATCTATTGAGGAACAGAAAGTTAAGAAACAAAGCTAAGTTAACATTAGTTAATATTTAGTAATATTCCCAATTCTACTCAAATGTGACATATTCTAAAACCTGAGCGctaggcctggcattgtggcacagagaataaagctgccacctgaggtgttgaatcacatatgggcaccaatttgtgtcccaacttattcaacttccaatcctgctctctgccaAAGTACCAAGgcaagccacagaggatggccgCCAGGCTTGTGACCtgcaacccaagtgggagactcagacagagtttctggctcctagcttcaaaccagcccagttcTAGCAATTGCAGTAAACTGGGgaaaatgaaccaggggatgaagaccctttctctcactctctcctctgctcctctgtaactatgccttttgaatgatgaataaattttaaaatcttggtAGCCTATACTCTGGAAAAATAAGTGCTAAAGAATTTACAAGCTTTGGATCCAGAgcacgatggttcagtggctaaatcctcgccttgcacgtgccaggatcccacatgggtgccagttcatgttccagttgctccacttccttccagctcactctatatagcctgggaaagcagtagaggacggtccaaagccttgggaccctgcacccatgtgggagacccagaggaagctcctgactactggttcccggcttcagatcagctcagctccagccattgcagccacctggggagcaaactagacagaagatctttctttttgtatctccttctctctagaaatctgcctttccagtaacaacaaataaatcttaaaaaaaaaaaaaaaaagaacgaatgTACCATCTTCCACTAAACGAGCCAGTTTTCAAAACAAGGAACTCCATTTGCTTTGCCTGTTTCTTCTTTATTACAGGTGCACATTCCCAAACTAAACACAAGCTCTCATCTTGTAGAACAAATGACATTGTTTTCTTTCCCACATTGACTCAACCAAAAATGAAACCAAAGTGAAATCCTGGTGGAAACAAACATGACCAAAGTAGAACTCTAGGTAATTCTCGATCTTAACTTTCTGTTTCACATGAATCCCACAGTAAGCCAAAATATCAAAAGGCACCTTAAGATAGTacacacagggcccggcaccgtggcctagctgctaaagtacttgaatgccttgaatgccccgggatcccatatgggaaccggttctaatcccagtagctccacttcccatccagctccctgcttgtggcctgggaaagcagtcgaggacagcccaaagctttgggaccctgcactcgtgtgggagacctggaagcagttcctggctcctggctttggatcggcatagcatcggcctgttgcggtcacttggggagtgaatcattgcacggaagatctttctcactgtctctcctcctctctgtatatctgactttgtaataaaaaaaaaaaagagatcttaatataaaaaaaagatagtacatactaaacaaaattgaaatttagTATTCTCTGTGTCTAGAATGGCATGGAATCCCtgactttgctaaaaaaaaaaaaaaaaaaaggaaaaagcattgAGTGTTAAGGTTTTACTTCTGTGTTTAGAAAAGCTGGTACTTGGGcatgtttcgttttgttttgttttaatcattaAAGGTAGAAGGGCACAgtgatcttgcacctgctggttcactccttggatGCCTACTACAGTTAGGCTAGCCAGAAGCCTAAAACTGATTctatctcccacaggggtggcaggaacctaagcagTTGcaacaccatctgctgcctcctaggggcaCACATTATTGAGAAACTGCAAAAAATGGGGAGCCAAGTTTGGAACCTAGTGACATATGATTTGTGTGTCCCAAGTAGAGACAACTACTccatcaaatgcctgccccaaattGGTCTTAcagcaataaaatatatatggttCACATTGACTTTGTGCAAAAGTTCATTTTCCTGACCTTACATAATCTCCTTGAATTTTCACATACTCATATTTCTAACCTATTAAAACCcacaatttaaaaacagaagcagGGTGGTAGAATAGTGGTATCAAAAAGAGGCAGCCATCCAGCATTCTGGTGTAGTGGCTTAAGCTGCCTCTTGGAGAgatggcatcccataagggtgttggTTTGAgacaagctgctccacttcctaccttACACCTTGCTAATGTGCTGGAGAAAGTAGCTGAATACTGCCGATGTgctttggtgccagcatccacatgggagaaacagaagaaactcctggcattgacctggtctagccttggctgttgaggcatctggggagtgaaccagtagtttgGAACACTCTGTTTCCTGTCTCGCCCTTtatttctgtaattctacctttaaaatcggtaaaataaatcttaaaaaaaaaaaaaaaaaaaagaatcaggagcCATATAACACAAGGATGTAACCTGAGCGAGGTTCATGTACTAGCTACTCTACTCTGATCCACCTCCCAGCttatgtgactgggaaagcagcaacgaATGGTCCAAGtgtgtgagtccctgccactgatATGAGATCcaaagtcccaggctcctgactttggcctggcctagcccagtcctggccactgaagTAAttacagagtgaagcagcagatggaagagcatcgtctttccctccctcagtgtaactctttctttcttcctttctttctttctctaagatttttttttaaaattggaaatgcagatcagatttacagagataaggagaaatgtc from Ochotona princeps isolate mOchPri1 chromosome 1, mOchPri1.hap1, whole genome shotgun sequence encodes:
- the CASP8AP2 gene encoding CASP8-associated protein 2 isoform X2, whose amino-acid sequence is MAADDDNGDGTSLFDVFSASPLKNNDEGSLDIYAGLDSAASDSASKSGVPSRNCLDLYEEILTEEGTAKEATYNDLQVEYGKCQQQMKELMKKFKEIQTQNLSLKNENQSLKKNISALIKTARVEINRKDEEISNLHQRLSEFPHFRNNHKSARISSSDAVKAKDFKSRSPHLDDCSKPDHRARSEDYKDGHRTSSDAVKVKDPKSRSPHLDDCSKPDHRARSEDYKDGHRTSSDAVKVKDPKSRSPHLDDCSKPDHRARSEDYKDGHRTSSDAVKAKDPKSRSPLLDDCSKPDHRARSEDYKDGHHSTSLPYPEKEGKSHSEKKNTSYLPTSLDRHCTNGIWSRPHHHCGEGSSNEDNRRVRKDSRHNQYYRGTDRIRKNLSISYDGEPRHPEAIQRLQGRSDKHGKGEPKAESRNSKFKSNTDLDYKSERSSYSWENESLRERSHNRIEFQSDKKLERQSERSPNINRKELNSQDKEERKGDQKPKLVAKDQDPWRRSERASLPLKSKMNSHSLDRYRGEERRGREECKRDRVVSNHSFQDGRSSSSLPSRTHKHIDSKEVDVVHQWEDTPLKTERHRTEDKRKRERESKEENRHMRNEKKMPVEYLPKTNKETQKMTTDLKRQNEPNNDKCEVSNNNISEGLDNKIALKAENGSSDTKNKDLKLSFMEKLNLTLSPAKKQPVSQDNQHKTSDPPKSNNVCSLESSVPAKTELCLNSVSEDITEETKPKLLEPREILPAASMPKIDIPESKMKEDNSLSVKSVKSMVHLELPVGTESSSTAVEMENTGSLFPSSKEMEQTVNGPTAAASVVTDILQTDVSQNCGLELDVNKHDDLNSCVSEGMEMKLIVSTKVTETSESILQPSVEEACVLPVILSKDGNPKFEPSLADDTPLNESKSCHLESCLPKESLKQTDLMEPRGEISETSSMYQDDESSVLSIDFNHMRPIPKAISPLNSPMRPIAKVVRMESPLRVPLCNITHKEFPPNSTRSVSQSDLNKENQKPFCKADKCEVDSCKDSSLDDLEEGEIRSDNEKSESHKNFEKSANARTSAEVQNTKTSPPSRKNNMSLDRDNRKTSMKVHQTNSKWVKRPSDSTRYSKAEKKDRTVSISSLEKIVQIVTAPSSVPEIMHMLRMIRKHVRKNYMKFKVKFSLRQFHGIIDSASLSFTSLIRHLDLYKISKSVTTLQKKLCDVIESKLKQVKKNGIVDRLFEQQVPDMKKKLWKFVDEQLDYLFAKLKKILMKSWDSNNFGNDSDKGKLDKRSKEIVEYSNCQKGNVQNSNKEMPKEKLPKPGDPVCLKSLLGSEKFEEEYQDQNNTSVNTVKHDTKKSNNCFDNVKNFPPEEHALQLNCPSTPTLGKPEGSASKEAQTSQHATLKPERSFEILTEQQASSLTFNLVSDAQMGEIFKSLLQGSDLLDSSVNCTEKTEWELKTPEKQLLESLKCESIPACTTEELVSEVASPCPKVISDDNWSLLSDKGPPLSSGLSLPVHPDVLDESCMFEVSSNIALGKDTMCSSEKSKACISSILLEDLAVSLTVPSPLKSDGHLSFLKPEGLSNSTPEEVLSAHFSEDALLEEEDASEQDIHLALESDNSSSKSSCSSSWTSRSAAPGFQYHPNLPMHAVIMEKSNDHFIVKIRRAAPCTSPAPQHRVLTDESLASLPSVGKEVEEAVEKEYVSCQDTVTKSVDELENSSKNVHGSNSTPEGQNARTQPQVPDIYDFLKDASCKADGSNEVTDECFKLHHSWEPKVPESIEALPSIEEIPHSVEDHLPNTYIDLTKVPITETKNLGDLIEATVLNIDQLRSSGDNLKQNAHILGNLQSDPVNAFIDLTQDASSESKSESNHSVSAAEGPGCQVICVDEDKCKEERVQVASRPLKCLPEKVYIDLTTESPDSCEPNDDLKSQPASNSDNPELPGTLDNAHKKRKNLCELSQSSQKKQRKETDFSNREKTKKLIQENGEVSQKKASKKRAPIGNKDAPLNASPGIKDSSAELITSTSLSARNIIKKKGEIIVSWTRNDDREILLECQKRGPSLKTFTNLAVKLNKNLNQVSERFQQLMKLFEKSKCR